The Crocinitomicaceae bacterium genome includes a region encoding these proteins:
- the tsaD gene encoding tRNA (adenosine(37)-N6)-threonylcarbamoyltransferase complex transferase subunit TsaD, whose amino-acid sequence MILLAIESSCDDTSAAVIKNGEILSNIVAGQKVHEKYGGVVPELASRAHQQNIVPTVEMAIQTAGISKKDLNGIAFTRGPGLLGSLIVGTSFAKSLALGLQIPLIEVNHMQGHILAHFIKNMENKYPSFPFICMTVSGGHTQIVLVKDFFDMEILGQTLDDAAGEAFDKAAKILGLPYPGGPLIDKYAQEGKPLKFKFPVAQIDGYDFSFSGLKTSILYFLQKELAKDNSFIENNLHDICASYQHTIIQTLFAKLKAAAHDFQIKDIAIAGGVSANSLLRSELERIGNIEGWNTFIPPFQFCTDNAGMIAIAGHYKFLRGEFVSQSVSATARMNF is encoded by the coding sequence ATCATACTCCTTGCAATTGAATCATCTTGTGATGATACCTCAGCCGCCGTTATTAAAAACGGAGAAATATTATCAAATATTGTGGCTGGGCAAAAGGTACATGAAAAGTACGGGGGAGTTGTTCCGGAATTGGCTTCCAGAGCGCATCAGCAGAATATTGTGCCCACTGTTGAGATGGCTATTCAAACGGCAGGTATTTCAAAAAAAGATTTGAACGGTATAGCGTTTACGCGTGGTCCGGGCTTGCTTGGTTCGTTGATTGTTGGAACGAGTTTTGCCAAAAGCCTGGCGCTGGGTCTGCAAATTCCGCTCATTGAAGTGAATCACATGCAGGGGCATATCTTGGCTCACTTCATTAAAAATATGGAGAATAAATATCCGTCATTTCCATTTATTTGCATGACCGTTTCAGGCGGACACACGCAAATTGTGTTGGTGAAAGATTTTTTTGACATGGAAATTTTAGGGCAAACATTGGATGACGCTGCCGGTGAAGCCTTTGACAAGGCAGCTAAAATTTTGGGATTGCCTTATCCGGGTGGACCATTGATTGATAAATATGCACAAGAAGGTAAGCCTTTAAAATTCAAATTTCCGGTTGCTCAAATTGATGGCTATGATTTCAGTTTCAGTGGATTGAAAACAAGCATACTTTATTTTTTGCAGAAAGAATTAGCAAAAGACAACTCATTTATAGAAAATAATTTGCATGACATTTGCGCCAGTTATCAGCACACAATAATTCAAACTTTATTTGCAAAATTGAAGGCTGCAGCGCATGATTTTCAGATAAAAGATATTGCAATTGCCGGTGGTGTTTCAGCAAATTCATTGTTGCGGTCAGAGCTTGAGCGCATTGGCAATATTGAAGGATGGAACACTTTTATTCCCCCGTTTCAGTTTTGCACTGATAATGCTGGCATGATAGCCATTGCCGGACACTATAAATTTTTGCGTGGAGAATTTGTTTCGCAGTCTGTTTCAGCTACTGCAAGGATGAATTTCTAA
- a CDS encoding hemerythrin domain-containing protein, whose amino-acid sequence MNQPLKRAPELIPLSRDHHHALLLCWKIRQGIAKKVDPNRIMQYIRWFYDFHLEPHFELEEKKIFTLPGVGSALVEQAIGEHAQLRFLINQTPSTELLSSFEKTLEQHVRFEERVLFVDVQKNTSTELLHKLHIEDTSHQFKDNLTDAFWMEST is encoded by the coding sequence ATGAACCAACCACTCAAAAGAGCACCGGAACTGATTCCGCTCAGTCGTGATCATCATCATGCGCTGTTGTTGTGTTGGAAAATCAGACAGGGTATTGCAAAAAAAGTAGATCCAAATCGCATCATGCAATATATTCGTTGGTTTTATGATTTTCACCTTGAGCCTCATTTTGAGTTAGAAGAAAAAAAGATTTTTACCCTTCCCGGAGTTGGGTCTGCCTTAGTTGAACAAGCAATAGGTGAGCACGCCCAACTCCGGTTTTTAATCAACCAAACTCCAAGCACTGAATTGCTCAGTTCTTTTGAAAAAACGTTAGAACAACACGTGCGTTTTGAAGAGCGCGTACTTTTTGTTGACGTGCAAAAAAACACTTCAACTGAATTGCTGCATAAATTGCACATTGAAGATACTTCACATCAATTTAAAGATAACCTGACAGATGCTTTCTGGATGGAATCAACATGA